ATCTCACTGCAATCAGCGTTGTATCATCCATTCTGATTTTATCACTTGTCTGTTCATATGCTTTCGTAATGCACCGAACATCCTTATTTTCAAAAAAGCGCTGGGATAATTCTCTATCCAAAACACCATCAGAAAAAATAATGAATGTCATCTCAGGTTCAAGCCGTTGTGTCATCACTTTAAACGGGCGGTGATAACCAGCCAAGTACCCCGCATTTGGAATGTTTCGCTTCTTTTTTTTATCTTTTGTAATGGACATAATGCCTATGTTTCCGATGGAGGAAAATCCGGATATTTGTGTACGATAATCCATCCTTAGAATTCCCAGCACTACACCACGTTTCCCCATTAACTTAGCATTACATATTTTAACTAATTCCTCTACAGTTGCTCCAATATTATTTCGAATAATATCGATAACAATCTGGGAAGATTCCTTGGCAAATTCGCCACTGCCCAAACCATCTGCTAACGCGCAAACAAATTCATTTTCCGTTTCTATATAAAAATAACTATCGCCACAAAGGTAATTACCTTTTTTCGCCTTTTGAAAAACAGACACTTCCACTTTACTGCTCACATTCAATCGAAAACCTCCGTTTTATCGGACTGTATTGCTTCACGAAGCTTTCTCAAAGAACGTCTTTGAAGTCTGGAAACATGCATTTGGGATATTCCCAACAGCTCGCCTGTTTCTTTCTGGCTCATATTTTTAAAATACGTACATTCCAGTATCTGTTGTTCACGTTCTGACAAGATTGGGAAAATTTTATCAATCAGCATTTTTTGATCAATATTGTTGTATCCTGCTTCGTCATTTCCTACTAAATCTAATATGGCGACAGAGCTACCATCTGAATCTGCTTCTATCTTGCGATCAACGGATAGTGCTTTATAACTTTTACTCATTTCCATCGTTTCCAGTATTTCCTCTTCAGATGCATCCAAGTATTCCGCGATTTCATCTACAGTTGGAGACTTCTGATTCATGGTTGTTAATTCATCTACTGCTTTTTTTATTTTAGGTCCTAATTCTTTTATACGACGAGGTACATGAACGCTCCATGTCTTATCACGAATAAATCGTTTAATTTCGCCAATGATTGTCGGAATTGCAAAGGATTCGAATGATTTACCAAACGTTGGATCATATCTTCTGACAGCAGCCAGCAATCCGATCATCCCTACTTGCACCAAATCTTCATGTATTGCACTATTTTTTGAATACTTCCTGGCAATAGAGCTTACTAAATCCTTATAAGTTAGCACAATTTTTTCTTGAACTTCCTCATCTTTTGGCTCTTTTTGGAGATGCTCAATCCATTGGTATACCTCGTCTCCTCCTCTATTGTGTGGTTGAGACTTGGTCGCCATCAAAATCCACCTCTTTTTCGCTAAGGTACTTTTTCATTAGTACAATGACACCGTAGTTATTGTTGATCTGCACCTCGTCCATTAAAGCCTCAATTAAAAATAATCCGAATCCTCCTTCTCTAAGGTTCTCAATGGGCTCATCCTGTTCATATGGCCCTATTTCCTCTCTTACCTTCTGCATATTGAAGCTGCTTCCATTGTCAGCTATCATAATTTCCAGACAGTCTTCATAGATTCCAAAACCTATTGTAATCTCGCCCTGACCTGTTTCGTTATATGCATGTGTTACTGAATTCGTTATTGCCTCTGAAACTGCAACTTTTAAATCTTCAATATCCTCATAGGAAAAACCCATTCTATTTGCAATTCCAGACATGGTTAAACGAACAACTCCTACATATTCTGCCTCTGCTGGAATCTTTAACTCAACAAAATCGAAACTTTCCATCACTCATTGCCACCTCGAATCGCTGCTCTAATCGTTATAACTTCATCCAATCCTGTAATCTTAAAAATACGAAGTACACGATCCTGAAGATTTAATAATGTTAATGTGCTATTGTTTTCCTTGGTAGATTTTAAAGCACTAACAAATACACCAAGTCCTGTACTATCCATATACGTAACATTTTCCAAATTAACTTCTACTTTATTATTTTCCTTTTTCGTTAAAGGGAGTAGAGATTCTTTTAATTTTGGAGCTGTATAAGCATCTATTTCACCCGAGACATTCAGCACTGACTTTTCACTTTCCTCAATTACATCAACTGTTAAATTCATGGTTTACCTCCCATATATCTATCCTATGTAATACATTTCATGCCTCTAGCAGATATTGTACTACCTTTTTCCTTCATGACTTTTGTATTACCCGTTATTTTAAAAAGCTAAACCTTTTTTCGTAGAATAAGTAAAGTAAAATCATCTCGCAATTGAAAATCCTGTAACCGTTCAAAATGTTTATATACATGATCCACCATTTCTTGAGCTGGTAAATATGCATATTTTCTAATGATGCTAAGTACTTCCCGACTTTCAATAAAACGATCTCCATCTCGGCATTCTGTTACACCATCGGTCAATAGAATAATCATATCATTTTTTTCAATCACTAATTCGTACTCACTGTATTCTGAATCGGGAGATACGCCTAAAACAAGTCCTTTTGCATCTATTTCTTTAAACGTATCATTTTTTGCATTATAATAATAGCCCGGCTCATGCCCGGCTGAGGAATAACGAAGCTTTTGTTCTGAAGGCAAGTATTGAGCGTAGCACATCGTAATAAACATGCTTGGGTCAACATTTCTTTCCACGACGCGGTTCAAGTTTTTTAAAATCGATTTAGGACTCATGGATTCCTCTGGATAACTATCCATCGCATATTTAATCATGGACATACAAAGGGCTGCTGGGATGCCTTTCCCAATGACATCCGCAATTGCGATTCCTAATGAACCATCTGTACCTTTTACGAAATGGTGATAATCACCATTCATTTGATGGGCCGGAACACTGATTATTCCAATATCCAGTCCCTCAATAGATGGCTTTTTCGTTCCTAAAAGTGTTTCCTGCATACTTGCTGCAACGGAAATTTCTGATTCCAGTACATGCTTTTCTTCTCGCAGCATTTGTATTTCCTGCATTGCAAGTCCGTAAGAAATCATTGCTTCCAGCAGAAAATTCATCGAATGTTTATAATCCTTATTCACATTTGACGATACTTCTTCCATTGCATTAATATGAAGGTTTACAATCTCTTCTGGTAATATATTTTCTTTAATAAAAGCTTTACTGACCTTCTCGACTCCATATAAAGCTCTTTCATCTTGTGTATCCATATAGTTTCTTAATAATTCTTTATAGGTTGCAGCATGTAGTTTAATAAGCTCTTCCATCTCTATCCCCCTAAAAGCCATAACAGGATCATTTCTATATTTATAATAAAGGTGCTTATTAGCCAAGCTAACAAACACCGCTTCCTTACTTTTAACGAATCCATTTTGTCGCTTTTATTTTTGTTCCCTCTCCTAATTCTGAACGAATATCAAATTCATCCATTAGCCGCTTAACACCTGGAAGTCCTGCGCCAAGCCCCCCGGAAGTTGTAAAACCATCTTGCATAACCTGACCAATATCAGCGATACCAGGGCCTGAGTCAATTGCCATCATGCATAAACCTCGTCGCTCGATTGTGTCGATTATTTCAATGCAAATTTGCCCTTGTTCGGCATATAAGTATATATTGCGAGCTAATTCTGATACCGCGGTTGCAATTCTTGCCTGATCAACTGTACCAAATCCAAGATTCTTGGCCATTTCACGACCAAGCTGTCTCGCACCAACGATATCCCACTCTTTATGAATGTTAACACAGGACCTTGGTTCCATGATTATACCTCCAGTTCCTGCTGCAGCTTAATGAGTCCCTGTTCAAGATCCAATGCTGTAGGAACATTTTTTAAATGAATACCTAAATCAATTAATGTCATTGCTACAGCAGGTTGAATACCAGTCAAAACTACTTTTGCCCCCATTAAATCTGACATCGATACTACGTCACCTAGCACTTTTGCAATAAATGAGTCAATGATTTCAACAGATGTTAAATCGATAACAACTCCTGATGCACCGCTTTTATGAATTTTATCTAATAAATCCTCTTGAAATTGTATTGCTGTTTGATCATCTATTTCCGTCTGAATCGAAATTAGTAAATAATTGTGCAGTTTCAGAATAGGAATTCGCATTCATCTCACTCTCCTCGTAAAGAATCCATCATTTTCTCAATGTTTTTTTCTTTTACATTGAGATCGGTCACATGCCTGCCAGTAATCTCTAACGCTGAAGAGAATCCTTTCTTTAAGGAACTTTTCGTTGGAAAATTACTTAAATCGATCCCTAAGTTTACAATAGTTTGCGCTATTTCTGGACGAATCCCAACAAGTATGCATGTTGATCCAATCAATCTTACTGCTTCAGCAGCTTGTATAATATGATGAGCTACCATTGTATCTACAACTGGCACGCCTGTAATATCAATTAAAACAACCTCTGAATTATGCTTAATAGCCCCTTCCAGCAGATTCTCCATTATTAATTTTGCACGCTCAGTATCAATTGTGCCAATTAACGGCATAATCGTAATACCTTCCATAACAGGAATCAGCGGAGCAGATAGCTCTTGCAAGGCAACTCGCTGTAAAGAAACAATATGTTCCCAGCTACCTGAGTATTCATTGACTAATTCACGTATCAATGGTTCCACCCAATCATTAACACTTGTAGATAGGTTCATGAAAAAGGCAGAATCTACTTTATCCGATTGCGTCAGCAAGTATTCGGTAGACACCCTTCTAAATATTTGCAAACCGTCAGTAATATAGCTTAATGGCCAACCAAGGTTAATAATTTTTTCAGAGAAATCCTCTACCACTTTCGTAGAGCCTTCGTTTTGAATACTAGTAAAAATAACATTAACAAACTCACGGTTCGTGCTTTCATATAATTCATCTGATATTGTCGCAGTATAATTGCTGTCTTTCAGTGAATCAATTTCTTCCATCCATTTTTGTACAATTGAATCACTGTTATTAATGACTAACTGTTTGAAGTCCATTCTCTTCCCCCCACAATTGGCTGATATATGTTACGAATATTGTTACATGTTAATTATAATTGTGCAAATACAAACAGAACGAATATATCTATAAACTATCAACTATTGTAACATACAAATAATCCGCCAAAAAGTTTTTCACGGATGCCTTTGCCCTCACCTATCACGCTTTCCAATGTTTTGGTTTAAAATACCTATAATATTTTAGTAACAAATCCCCATTTAACAGACCAGCTTCTGGAAACACAAAAAATACCCTTTCTCACGTCGAGAAGGGCATCACTAGTTATTACTATAAATGTCTTTCAGTCCAAGACTAATTTCTAAAGCTTGGTTTATTTTGGTCATCATCTCATTATCCAATTTTGTTATTTTATCCGTTAAGCGCTGCTTATCCAATGTTCTGATCTGTTCTAGGAGTATCACCGAGTTGCGGTCAAATCCATACCGCTTTGCATCGATTTCTACATGCGTAGGCAACTTCGCCTTTTGAATTTGTGCAGTAATTGCTGCGACAATCACCGTAGGACTGAAACGGTTTCCAATATCATTTTGAAGGATCAATACAGGGCGCACACCTCCCTGTTCTGATCCTACTACAGGGGATAAGTCAGCGAAATATACCTCGCCTCTTTGAACGATCAAATTATTACACCCCGATCACAGAGCGTTCAAGGGTGTTTTCAGCCTCCTCTTCGGCTTGAAAGGCTTCTGAAGCTATTGTTAAATTAATTCGACCCATTTCTTCATATCCACGTTGCATGTTTTCGTGAAATCGCTGAATATGCTCCTCTTTCTTGTGGTTTAGATAATTTTGCGTTGCTTTACATATAAAATCGCTTAAATCGCTATTTTCATATTTCATTAATCCATCCACCTCATTCAATAGGTTCTTTGGTAACTTAACTAATATCTCCTGCAAGCTTTCCGACAAAACCATACACCTCCGACAACTGATAAACGATCGATAAAATTCTATTTAATAATAGCATTGAATTTGGCTGATTGCAAAGGGTTCTGGAGATTTTCTAAAAAAAAGCCGTATATTTGTCGTTTAATATCTGTTTAGCCGGGAATATGATAATGTTGTTTCACCTTGATACGTTAACCGCTTCAGGCACACTTCTAATATATATGCGACTGATCGTACAACATGCCTGCAATTTTTGGCTATCTGTTGTAGAGCCGATCAGGAATAAAGAAACAAAAAAGCAGACCCCCCTCTCTTCTGAGCCTGCCAAATGACTGTCATGCTGTTATTTTGCCTCTTGCCCCTGAACAGATTGAGCTACTTGAATCATTTCCTCTTGTGTTAATTCATCACTGGCCAATTTAAATTCAACACCATTATAACTCCACTCAATAGTATTTGAAGAGAGGGCAGCAATCGTATGACCTAAGTTCACAATTTCTCCCTGTACCTCTTGTGGGGTTGATAAAGCAGGAGCTGTATTATTTCGCTCCTCCACTAAGGTAAAGTTTTTTTCTCCGTCATAGGTCAAAATGACTCTTTTTCCATTATCCAATGTAACTTCCTTTTTTTCCAAAACATCTGAACCAGCTGTAAATAAAGGGTAGTATACAGCTAACTCATCTGTTTCGGCATCTTCCCCTTCGACTTCTGCTGATGTAGCAGCATCTGCATCCTTGCTAGCCATGTTTTTTTCCATTGAAAAATCGTCATCTTCAAATGCAGGGTCCATATCAAAGTTCGAAAAGCTCACCTCAACCAGAGCGTTGTTATCTTTGTCTAAAACCCTGACCATCGTAGGAACATAGGATTTTTTATCAAAATATATTTCTTGGAAAGGTAAGTTACTATTGCTTTGATAGTTTGTTTTTGTGCGGAAAACATAATGAGTATCCGTTGACTCAAACGCTGCTTCAGGATCTTTTATTACATCATTTACAAGCGATTGATAAAGATACGGTTGACTGCTGCTTTCTGGCCATTCTGTTTGGAATTTAAAGCTTTTATCAAGTGCCGGTGTCAATACAAATACTCCATCATCATTTTTAAGGATAATTTGGCTCTCATTTCGTTCTCCATTGTTTTCCAAAGCTACTCGGTAATAATCATCTTTTTTATGCCATACGTCTATATTAAATTTCTGCTCTTCTTGTCCAGTATTCATCGACATTTCTGCTACTGCTTTATATCCTGACATATCCTCTACATTCTTTTGCAACTGTCCAACAACATCTTCTTGCGATTTCTCTCCACAAGCAGCTAATACAATTATTAATAAGGCTAAAACCAAAGCCATTCGATACTTAAATATCTTTTTCATGAACATATCTCCCTTGTCTCAATTAACAAAGGGAACAACGTCACGCACGATTACAAGGAAATGTACGATATACATTCGAAATGCCATCAATAACATCTGTTGCCATTAAATCATAGTACGTTTGGTTCACTTCCACTTGAATATCTGCAGCCTTTCCATGAATAAAACAGGCATTGCATAATGCTTCAAACAGTTCCTGATCCTGCATAATCATGGCAAGTGCGATTCCAGTTAACACATCACCAGTCCCTCCTTTTGCAAGTCCCGGGTTACCACTAGATTCCACAGCCTGTCTGCCTTTTGGCGATGTAATAATGGTATGCTTTCCTTTCAAAATAATATAAACGCCGTAGTCTTTTGCAAACTTACGCGTATAATGAAAAGGTGCTGATAAAAGATCAGAAATGGACAAATCCAAGAGCATTGCCATTTCTCCAGGATGCGGTGTTATAATTACTGGCTCGCTTCGCTGCTTCAATATCGAAAGCTTGGATTTTAGATGATAAATTCCATCTGCATCAATAACAAGTGGGCAGGATGCATTATACAGAAGCTCTGAAACTACATTCCCGGTATCCTCATTTCTCCCTAATCCAATCCCTACTGCAATTGCTTCATAGCTGCTCAATGGTAATACAGTACCGCTTGAAATATAGCCATCCTTCTCTGGCAGTCTTATATACGTAGCTTCCGGGCATGATGCAGCAATCATGGAAATGACTTTTTCTATTGTTCCAGCCGTTACCAGACCAGCACCAGTTTTTAAAGCGGCCTTTGCAGACATCGCAAGTGAACCTGGCATTTCTAAACAGCCTCCAATAATCAATCCTTTACCATGAGTTCCTTTATGTGCATGTACACTACGGGAAGGGATTGTTTTTCGGAAATCTGCCGCTGCCCATTGTCTCTTTGCAGAATTATTTTGTAAAACGAGATTTGGGATACCAATCGGTACAATTTCCCACTGCCCATAATGTTCTGCAGTTTCTACCAGGAAGGTGCTTTCTTTCGCTGCACCGATTACAAATGTATAATCCGCATAAATGGAAGTATATTCTGCCATCCCTTCATCAGCTGGTAAGCCAGATGGAATGTCAACTGATATAACACAAGCTTTTGATTGATTGATAATACGAACAATCTCTTGGATTGGCTTCCTCAACATTCCTTTAACTCCAATACCAATAATTGCATCAATCACAAAATGCACGCGTTCCACCATTTCCCATATCGAATCGGGGTCTGTGAGATAGCTGACCTCTCCCCCGCATTGGATAAATATATGCTTATGAAAGAGCGCATCCCCAGTAATTTTTTCATCTGGAACGACTTGCACAACTTGAACAAGATAACCTTTATCAAGCAATACCCTCGCAATAACAAAGCCATCTCCGCCATTATTACCTGCACCAATAAAAACACAAACAGGCTCCGTTTCTCTTATCAGCTTTATAATCTTTTCACTTAATGCTCTGCCTGCATTCTCCATTAGCAATTTTCCTTCAAGTCCAATTCCGTTTATCGTGTAATCGTCAATATCGTACATTTCCTTTGCGGTGACAATATACAATTCGTTCCCTCCTACCCGCAGTAAAATATATGAGACAACCCTGCTAATTATGCAATGTATCCGAAGTTCATTTCTCTTCCAGTACTACTTGAGCTGCGGCATAATCCCTGCTATGCGTGATTGTAAGAAATATTGTTAGATGATCGTAACCCTTCACAACAATAAATGGAGCACCATAATCATCGGCCCTTACATCTATATCCTGAAAGCTTAATTGTCCAATTCCGGTCCCAACTGCTTTAGCAAAAGCTTCCTTTGCAGCAAACCTCCCTGCGATGTATTCCAGTTTCCGCTTTGAAGATGTAAGTAATAAATATGTCTGTTTTTCTTTTTCCGTTAATATTCGGTCGATAAACCTCTTGTTTCTATCTATACTCGCTTGAATCCTATCCAATTCAATTAAATCCATTCCGATTCCTTTTATCATTTCAATCGTACCCTTCATTCATTTATATCCACAGCTTTTTCACATGTTAGATTGGTCATATTAGCTGAATTTCAGTATTATAGTTATAGTAACGTACTTAATCAACTTTCGCATTAATAAGACTGGTCAATGCAATTAGACTGGTATTGACTTTCTAACTATTATTAACATAATTGTTTGAGACAGAATGATTGCTATAATTAATCCAGTTTAGGGAAGAGCGGTGACTTCTCGAAAATAAAAGTCAATTTTCTTCGTTCGATAAGAAAGCCTTAAGAAACATTTCTCTTTCTGCGGGAAAAACGCGTGTCCAGACGTGAGCAAAGTGGTCTTCTCGAGGAGGCTGAGGCCATCCCCTAAGATGCGCATCTGCCCGCAGCAATCCCGGACGGCGATTATAGCACATTACGGCGCATTTTCTTTCAAAAGCAATGACACAAAAAATAAAACGATATGCAGGGGGACCTACATTGTTTATTCGTAATGAAAGAAGCTTAAAGGAGTTTATTCAGCTTTATCCAGTCATTTCAACATTAATAATAACCCATCTCGTTCTTTGGCTTATTATTAATTTCCTTCAGCTGCCTTTTGGCAGTGAGATTTATCAATGGGGCGTCGGAAGTAATTTCATGATTTACCTTGGCGATTATTGGAGGTTCGTTACACCGATCTTTTTACACGGGGATTTGATGCATGCGCTATTTAATTCCTTTTCACTTGCATTATTTGGGCCTGCTCTGGAGCAAATGCTCGGTAAGGTTAAATTTCTTTTGGCTTATCTCGGTGCTGGCATTATCGGTAACATAGCCACTTATATGTTCGAAGATCTAAATTATTTCCATCTTGGTGCTTCTGGAGCTGTGTTTGGTTTATTTGGAATATATGCTTTCATGGTTTCGTTTAGAAAGCATCTTATCGATCAAGGAAGTTCTCAAATCGTGATGACGATTTTAATTATCGGATTAGTGATGACCTTCCTGAGGGGCAATATCAATATCTATGCTCATATTTTTGGATTCGTTGGTGGTTTTGCAATCGCCCCGCTCGTCTTAATAAATGTCCAAAGCTATTCACCTTGGAGGCGAAGAAGATACCGCAATGATGAAG
This region of Oceanobacillus sp. FSL K6-2867 genomic DNA includes:
- a CDS encoding protein phosphatase 2C domain-containing protein, with the protein product MNVSSKVEVSVFQKAKKGNYLCGDSYFYIETENEFVCALADGLGSGEFAKESSQIVIDIIRNNIGATVEELVKICNAKLMGKRGVVLGILRMDYRTQISGFSSIGNIGIMSITKDKKKKRNIPNAGYLAGYHRPFKVMTQRLEPEMTFIIFSDGVLDRELSQRFFENKDVRCITKAYEQTSDKIRMDDTTLIAVRYIPKKPFSAD
- the sigB gene encoding RNA polymerase sigma factor SigB, with product MATKSQPHNRGGDEVYQWIEHLQKEPKDEEVQEKIVLTYKDLVSSIARKYSKNSAIHEDLVQVGMIGLLAAVRRYDPTFGKSFESFAIPTIIGEIKRFIRDKTWSVHVPRRIKELGPKIKKAVDELTTMNQKSPTVDEIAEYLDASEEEILETMEMSKSYKALSVDRKIEADSDGSSVAILDLVGNDEAGYNNIDQKMLIDKIFPILSEREQQILECTYFKNMSQKETGELLGISQMHVSRLQRRSLRKLREAIQSDKTEVFD
- the rsbW gene encoding anti-sigma B factor RsbW, which encodes MESFDFVELKIPAEAEYVGVVRLTMSGIANRMGFSYEDIEDLKVAVSEAITNSVTHAYNETGQGEITIGFGIYEDCLEIMIADNGSSFNMQKVREEIGPYEQDEPIENLREGGFGLFLIEALMDEVQINNNYGVIVLMKKYLSEKEVDFDGDQVSTTQ
- a CDS encoding STAS domain-containing protein, translated to MNLTVDVIEESEKSVLNVSGEIDAYTAPKLKESLLPLTKKENNKVEVNLENVTYMDSTGLGVFVSALKSTKENNSTLTLLNLQDRVLRIFKITGLDEVITIRAAIRGGNE
- a CDS encoding PP2C family protein-serine/threonine phosphatase; this translates as MEELIKLHAATYKELLRNYMDTQDERALYGVEKVSKAFIKENILPEEIVNLHINAMEEVSSNVNKDYKHSMNFLLEAMISYGLAMQEIQMLREEKHVLESEISVAASMQETLLGTKKPSIEGLDIGIISVPAHQMNGDYHHFVKGTDGSLGIAIADVIGKGIPAALCMSMIKYAMDSYPEESMSPKSILKNLNRVVERNVDPSMFITMCYAQYLPSEQKLRYSSAGHEPGYYYNAKNDTFKEIDAKGLVLGVSPDSEYSEYELVIEKNDMIILLTDGVTECRDGDRFIESREVLSIIRKYAYLPAQEMVDHVYKHFERLQDFQLRDDFTLLILRKKV
- a CDS encoding anti-sigma regulatory factor, yielding MEPRSCVNIHKEWDIVGARQLGREMAKNLGFGTVDQARIATAVSELARNIYLYAEQGQICIEIIDTIERRGLCMMAIDSGPGIADIGQVMQDGFTTSGGLGAGLPGVKRLMDEFDIRSELGEGTKIKATKWIR
- a CDS encoding STAS domain-containing protein; this encodes MRIPILKLHNYLLISIQTEIDDQTAIQFQEDLLDKIHKSGASGVVIDLTSVEIIDSFIAKVLGDVVSMSDLMGAKVVLTGIQPAVAMTLIDLGIHLKNVPTALDLEQGLIKLQQELEV
- a CDS encoding RsbT co-antagonist protein RsbRA; the encoded protein is MDFKQLVINNSDSIVQKWMEEIDSLKDSNYTATISDELYESTNREFVNVIFTSIQNEGSTKVVEDFSEKIINLGWPLSYITDGLQIFRRVSTEYLLTQSDKVDSAFFMNLSTSVNDWVEPLIRELVNEYSGSWEHIVSLQRVALQELSAPLIPVMEGITIMPLIGTIDTERAKLIMENLLEGAIKHNSEVVLIDITGVPVVDTMVAHHIIQAAEAVRLIGSTCILVGIRPEIAQTIVNLGIDLSNFPTKSSLKKGFSSALEITGRHVTDLNVKEKNIEKMMDSLRGE
- a CDS encoding type II toxin-antitoxin system PemK/MazF family toxin — translated: MIVQRGEVYFADLSPVVGSEQGGVRPVLILQNDIGNRFSPTVIVAAITAQIQKAKLPTHVEIDAKRYGFDRNSVILLEQIRTLDKQRLTDKITKLDNEMMTKINQALEISLGLKDIYSNN
- a CDS encoding antitoxin; its protein translation is MSESLQEILVKLPKNLLNEVDGLMKYENSDLSDFICKATQNYLNHKKEEHIQRFHENMQRGYEEMGRINLTIASEAFQAEEEAENTLERSVIGV
- a CDS encoding outer membrane lipoprotein carrier protein LolA; its protein translation is MKKIFKYRMALVLALLIIVLAACGEKSQEDVVGQLQKNVEDMSGYKAVAEMSMNTGQEEQKFNIDVWHKKDDYYRVALENNGERNESQIILKNDDGVFVLTPALDKSFKFQTEWPESSSQPYLYQSLVNDVIKDPEAAFESTDTHYVFRTKTNYQSNSNLPFQEIYFDKKSYVPTMVRVLDKDNNALVEVSFSNFDMDPAFEDDDFSMEKNMASKDADAATSAEVEGEDAETDELAVYYPLFTAGSDVLEKKEVTLDNGKRVILTYDGEKNFTLVEERNNTAPALSTPQEVQGEIVNLGHTIAALSSNTIEWSYNGVEFKLASDELTQEEMIQVAQSVQGQEAK
- a CDS encoding NAD(P)H-hydrate dehydratase gives rise to the protein MYIVTAKEMYDIDDYTINGIGLEGKLLMENAGRALSEKIIKLIRETEPVCVFIGAGNNGGDGFVIARVLLDKGYLVQVVQVVPDEKITGDALFHKHIFIQCGGEVSYLTDPDSIWEMVERVHFVIDAIIGIGVKGMLRKPIQEIVRIINQSKACVISVDIPSGLPADEGMAEYTSIYADYTFVIGAAKESTFLVETAEHYGQWEIVPIGIPNLVLQNNSAKRQWAAADFRKTIPSRSVHAHKGTHGKGLIIGGCLEMPGSLAMSAKAALKTGAGLVTAGTIEKVISMIAASCPEATYIRLPEKDGYISSGTVLPLSSYEAIAVGIGLGRNEDTGNVVSELLYNASCPLVIDADGIYHLKSKLSILKQRSEPVIITPHPGEMAMLLDLSISDLLSAPFHYTRKFAKDYGVYIILKGKHTIITSPKGRQAVESSGNPGLAKGGTGDVLTGIALAMIMQDQELFEALCNACFIHGKAADIQVEVNQTYYDLMATDVIDGISNVYRTFPCNRA
- the acpS gene encoding holo-ACP synthase, whose amino-acid sequence is MIKGIGMDLIELDRIQASIDRNKRFIDRILTEKEKQTYLLLTSSKRKLEYIAGRFAAKEAFAKAVGTGIGQLSFQDIDVRADDYGAPFIVVKGYDHLTIFLTITHSRDYAAAQVVLEEK
- a CDS encoding rhomboid family intramembrane serine protease, whose amino-acid sequence is MFIRNERSLKEFIQLYPVISTLIITHLVLWLIINFLQLPFGSEIYQWGVGSNFMIYLGDYWRFVTPIFLHGDLMHALFNSFSLALFGPALEQMLGKVKFLLAYLGAGIIGNIATYMFEDLNYFHLGASGAVFGLFGIYAFMVSFRKHLIDQGSSQIVMTILIIGLVMTFLRGNINIYAHIFGFVGGFAIAPLVLINVQSYSPWRRRRYRNDEDDSIQFDPNRWNRKRRIPQQLKKNIIWIILGILVLLGLFSRL